In one Nocardioides luteus genomic region, the following are encoded:
- a CDS encoding acyltransferase family protein: protein MTAISDFPTPPAAGADLEPKSPKSGQTSTRTSAGHISEIHGLRGIALALVVAFHLFGNGRVSGGIDVFLVISGFLATRSLVGRAERGKVRLAEHYGRTFARLAAPALIVLAATAALMVAFIPQTLWTQTTREIIAAATYLLNWELIASQLSYGAAGPSSTPVQHFWSLAVQGQFFLLWPLVVVGLAFVLRGRIGLARTLFVLTAAAFAVSFLYAIKVSGADQAAAYFNSITRFWEIAAGALTALALRRLSLPEKIKPYTAWTGLTLVVTCGFVMDGADRFPGPAALWPVTGALLVMVGSTSSARGPRRLLETRPLRSVADISYELYLWHWPLLIAWLYYTGAERLTLVSAAGVLVVSTVLAWATNRLVTRQVQTYVIKPGGPRALVATMAALAVAVGAGWSGLAAISYSEDRAIAAAARLATADPFTTECLGAAAMAATSAGGECRNPDLRGALIPAVATIGADDDNRGQCWSFEERPVRFSACPNGAVEGYDKRLLMVGDSHAVAPVGALDLIGKQRNWRIDVASRAACHWNARPLGQNIADNRPACAEWNRQLESYLRAPEQKDLDAIIVTHSARKTTQPLAGETPYESTVNGLVEAWSHRPSKDVPVIALVDNPMFEPDNAAYLRTTLGCIQRHSPETAGEACGRPRTDVVVKDPHRDAVARDPNAHLIDMTHLFCEDRICPAVIGNVIVYRDGNHITSRYARTLAPYLGRELAGVIG, encoded by the coding sequence GTGACCGCCATTTCGGATTTCCCCACTCCTCCGGCCGCTGGGGCAGACCTCGAACCCAAGAGCCCCAAATCTGGGCAGACCTCGACGCGGACCTCCGCCGGGCACATCAGCGAGATCCACGGCCTGCGTGGCATCGCATTGGCGCTCGTGGTCGCGTTCCACCTCTTCGGCAACGGCCGCGTCTCGGGCGGGATCGACGTCTTCCTGGTGATCTCCGGCTTCCTCGCCACCCGGTCGCTGGTGGGCAGGGCCGAGCGCGGCAAGGTCCGGCTGGCCGAGCACTACGGACGTACGTTCGCGCGGCTCGCCGCGCCGGCGCTGATCGTGCTGGCCGCGACGGCCGCGCTGATGGTCGCCTTCATCCCGCAGACGCTGTGGACGCAGACCACGCGCGAGATCATCGCGGCCGCGACCTACCTGCTCAACTGGGAGCTCATCGCCAGCCAGCTCTCCTACGGCGCGGCGGGACCGTCCTCGACGCCGGTGCAGCACTTCTGGTCGCTCGCGGTGCAGGGGCAGTTCTTCCTGCTCTGGCCGCTCGTGGTCGTCGGGCTCGCCTTCGTCCTACGCGGCCGGATCGGCCTGGCGCGGACGCTGTTCGTGCTGACCGCGGCCGCGTTCGCGGTCTCCTTCCTCTACGCCATCAAGGTCTCCGGGGCCGACCAGGCGGCTGCGTACTTCAACTCCATCACCCGTTTCTGGGAGATCGCCGCCGGCGCCCTGACCGCGCTCGCGCTGCGCCGCCTGAGCCTGCCCGAGAAGATCAAGCCGTACACCGCATGGACCGGTCTCACCCTGGTCGTGACCTGCGGTTTCGTGATGGACGGCGCGGACCGCTTCCCGGGCCCGGCGGCGCTGTGGCCGGTCACCGGAGCGCTGCTGGTGATGGTCGGCTCGACCTCGTCCGCGCGCGGCCCACGGCGGCTGCTGGAGACCCGGCCGCTGCGGTCCGTCGCCGACATCTCCTACGAGCTCTACCTGTGGCACTGGCCGCTGCTCATCGCGTGGCTCTACTACACCGGCGCCGAGCGCCTCACCCTGGTCTCGGCCGCGGGCGTGCTGGTCGTCTCGACCGTGCTGGCGTGGGCGACCAACCGCCTGGTGACCCGCCAGGTCCAGACCTACGTCATCAAGCCCGGCGGGCCACGGGCCCTGGTCGCCACCATGGCCGCTCTCGCGGTCGCCGTCGGCGCCGGGTGGAGCGGCCTGGCCGCGATCAGCTACTCCGAGGACAGGGCGATCGCGGCGGCGGCACGGCTCGCCACCGCCGACCCTTTCACGACCGAGTGCCTGGGCGCCGCCGCGATGGCGGCGACCTCCGCGGGCGGGGAGTGCCGCAACCCCGACCTGCGCGGCGCGCTGATCCCCGCGGTGGCCACCATCGGCGCGGACGATGACAACCGCGGCCAGTGCTGGTCCTTCGAGGAGCGGCCGGTGCGGTTCAGCGCCTGCCCGAACGGTGCCGTCGAGGGCTACGACAAGCGCCTGCTGATGGTCGGCGACTCCCATGCCGTCGCGCCGGTGGGCGCCCTCGACCTGATCGGCAAGCAGCGCAACTGGCGCATCGACGTCGCCTCGCGAGCCGCCTGCCACTGGAACGCCCGCCCGCTCGGCCAGAACATCGCCGACAACCGCCCCGCCTGCGCGGAGTGGAACCGGCAGCTCGAGAGCTACCTGCGCGCACCCGAGCAGAAGGACCTCGACGCGATCATCGTCACCCACTCCGCCCGCAAGACCACACAGCCGCTGGCCGGCGAGACGCCCTACGAGTCCACGGTCAACGGCCTGGTCGAGGCGTGGAGCCACCGGCCCTCGAAGGACGTCCCGGTGATCGCGCTCGTCGACAACCCGATGTTCGAGCCCGACAACGCCGCCTATCTCCGCACCACGCTGGGCTGCATCCAGAGGCACTCCCCCGAGACGGCCGGCGAGGCGTGCGGGCGGCCGCGCACGGACGTGGTCGTCAAGGACCCGCACCGCGACGCGGTCGCTCGCGACCCGAACGCGCACCTGATCGACATGACCCACCTCTTCTGCGAGGACAGGATCTGCCCGGCGGTGATCGGCAACGTCATCGTCTACCGCGACGGCAACCACATCACCTCGCGCTACGCCCGCACGCTGGCTCCCTACCTGGGCCGGGAGCTGGCCGGGGTCATCGGCTAA
- a CDS encoding ATP-binding cassette domain-containing protein — MSPLLELHGVEKSFGAVQVLRGVDLTVQAGKVTALVGDNGAGKSTLVKGMAGIHLFDAGDYLFEGEPVKVTSPKDAAALGIEVVYQDLALCDNLDVVHNMFLGREMKRFRLVDEDTMEQRARETLDGLSVRTLKSVRTPVASLSGGQRQTVAIARAVLWNSKLVILDEPTAALGVAQTEQVLRLVRRLADRGLGVVLISHNLNDVFEVADDIAVLHLGRMVGQIEAASTTRGRVVEAITTGVVPQGGAA; from the coding sequence GTGAGTCCGCTGCTGGAGCTGCACGGCGTCGAGAAGTCCTTCGGCGCCGTGCAGGTCCTGCGCGGCGTGGACCTCACGGTGCAGGCGGGCAAGGTGACCGCGCTCGTCGGTGACAACGGCGCCGGCAAGAGCACCCTGGTGAAGGGGATGGCCGGGATCCATCTCTTCGACGCCGGCGACTACCTTTTCGAAGGCGAGCCGGTGAAGGTGACCAGTCCGAAGGACGCCGCCGCGCTCGGGATCGAGGTCGTCTACCAGGACCTTGCGTTGTGCGACAACCTCGACGTCGTCCACAACATGTTCCTCGGCCGGGAGATGAAACGCTTCCGGCTGGTCGACGAGGACACCATGGAGCAGCGGGCTCGCGAGACGCTCGACGGTCTCTCGGTGCGTACGCTCAAGTCGGTGCGTACGCCGGTCGCCTCCCTCTCCGGTGGCCAGCGTCAGACCGTGGCGATCGCCCGGGCGGTGCTGTGGAACTCCAAGCTGGTCATCCTCGACGAGCCGACCGCGGCGCTCGGGGTGGCGCAGACCGAGCAGGTGCTGCGACTGGTGCGGCGCCTGGCCGACCGCGGCCTGGGCGTCGTGCTGATCAGCCACAACCTCAACGACGTCTTCGAGGTCGCCGACGACATCGCGGTCCTGCACTTGGGGCGCATGGTCGGCCAGATCGAGGCCGCCTCGACCACGCGCGGGCGGGTCGTGGAGGCGATCACCACAGGTGTTGTTCCACAAGGAGGTGCGGCATGA
- a CDS encoding sugar ABC transporter substrate-binding protein, whose protein sequence is MNTHKIGRLMAVAAVATLSTASLVACGGSDDDGGDSGGSGGTDVGVILPDATTSPRWESQDRPNLEKAFTDAGLKATIQNAQGDTAKFGQLCDSMINEGVKVIIITNLDSESGAACLKKAADAGVTSIDYDRLTLNGGASYYVSFDNVKVGELMGAGLDECITAAGKKGGNIVYVNGAATDNNAALFKSGYEKALKAKIDDGTYKLVGDQSGEWDATKAGQVFDQMYTANGGKIDGVVSANDTMAGGIIARLKANKVQGKIPVTGQDASVEGLQNILQGFQCGTVYKNTALEAKAAADLAIALIEGDEDAASALATGSVEDTEAGKDVPSVLAEPVWVTKESVGTVIKDGQADAAEVCAGPIADLCTENGVPQ, encoded by the coding sequence ATGAACACGCACAAGATCGGCCGCCTGATGGCGGTCGCAGCGGTCGCGACCCTGTCGACCGCATCGCTCGTGGCATGTGGCGGCTCGGATGACGACGGCGGCGACTCGGGCGGCTCGGGCGGCACCGACGTCGGGGTGATCCTCCCCGACGCCACCACGTCTCCCCGGTGGGAGTCCCAGGACCGGCCCAACCTCGAGAAGGCGTTCACCGACGCCGGCCTCAAGGCCACGATCCAGAACGCCCAGGGCGACACGGCCAAGTTCGGTCAGCTCTGCGACAGCATGATCAACGAGGGCGTCAAGGTCATCATCATCACCAACCTCGACTCCGAGTCCGGCGCGGCCTGCCTGAAGAAGGCTGCCGACGCCGGAGTGACGAGCATCGACTACGACCGGCTGACGCTCAACGGTGGCGCGTCCTACTACGTCTCCTTCGACAACGTGAAGGTCGGCGAGCTGATGGGCGCGGGCCTCGACGAGTGCATCACCGCCGCGGGCAAGAAGGGCGGCAACATCGTCTACGTCAACGGTGCGGCCACCGACAACAACGCGGCGCTGTTCAAGTCGGGCTACGAGAAGGCGCTCAAGGCGAAGATCGACGACGGCACCTACAAGCTCGTCGGCGACCAGTCGGGCGAGTGGGACGCCACCAAGGCCGGTCAGGTCTTCGACCAGATGTACACCGCCAACGGCGGCAAGATCGACGGCGTGGTCTCGGCCAACGACACCATGGCCGGCGGCATCATCGCCCGGCTGAAGGCCAACAAGGTGCAGGGCAAGATCCCGGTGACCGGCCAGGACGCCTCGGTCGAGGGTCTGCAGAACATCCTGCAGGGCTTCCAGTGCGGCACCGTCTACAAGAACACCGCGCTCGAGGCCAAGGCCGCCGCCGACCTGGCGATCGCGCTGATCGAGGGTGACGAGGACGCAGCCTCGGCGCTGGCCACCGGGTCCGTGGAGGACACCGAGGCCGGCAAGGACGTGCCCTCGGTGCTCGCCGAGCCCGTCTGGGTCACGAAGGAGTCGGTCGGAACCGTCATCAAGGACGGTCAGGCCGATGCCGCCGAGGTGTGCGCCGGCCCGATCGCGGACCTGTGCACCGAGAACGGCGTGCCTCAGTGA
- a CDS encoding sugar ABC transporter permease, whose product MSADVDDRPVTDPASPDPMPDNSLAGILRAYLAKLRGGEVGSLPAVLGLVALVVVFSALRPEQFTNSFNFANLIGQSAGVTVLAMGLVFVLLLGEIDLSAGFAGGTCAGVLGVFLTRQEWPLLPALVAALLAGAVIGLLIGLLVARLGIPSFVVTLAAFLGLQGVLLTMIGEGGTIPYRNDFINGLNNSNLPVWLGWTLGIICIVGYAASTYVTDARRRAKNLTVQPILLWALKTGLLTVVVLAVVGYLSVERSRNPALTSLKGVPVSLLVIVGLLIVLTFMLTRTAWGRHVYAVGGNAEAARRAGINVFRVRLSCFILCSTMAAMAGIMIASRTNSVNPNTGGETTLLYAVGAAVIGGTSLFGGKGRVIDAVIGGTVVAVIDNGMGLLDQPQGTVWMVTGLVLLVAASVDALSRRRASATGHV is encoded by the coding sequence ATGAGTGCGGACGTGGACGACCGGCCGGTGACCGATCCGGCGTCACCGGACCCGATGCCCGACAACTCGCTGGCCGGGATCCTCCGCGCCTACCTGGCCAAGCTCAGGGGCGGTGAGGTCGGCTCGCTGCCGGCGGTGCTGGGTCTGGTCGCGCTGGTCGTGGTCTTCTCCGCGCTGCGTCCGGAGCAGTTCACCAACTCGTTCAACTTCGCCAACCTGATCGGCCAGTCGGCGGGTGTGACCGTGCTCGCGATGGGCCTCGTCTTCGTGCTGCTGCTGGGCGAGATCGACCTCTCGGCAGGGTTCGCGGGCGGCACCTGTGCCGGCGTGCTCGGGGTGTTCCTGACCCGGCAGGAGTGGCCGCTGCTGCCGGCCCTGGTCGCGGCGCTGCTCGCCGGCGCCGTGATCGGCCTGCTCATCGGGCTGCTGGTGGCCAGGCTCGGGATCCCGTCGTTCGTGGTCACCCTGGCCGCGTTCCTCGGGCTGCAGGGGGTGCTGCTGACGATGATCGGTGAGGGCGGGACGATTCCCTACCGCAACGACTTCATCAACGGCCTCAACAACTCCAACCTCCCGGTCTGGCTCGGCTGGACGCTCGGCATCATCTGCATCGTGGGCTATGCGGCCTCGACGTACGTCACCGACGCCCGGCGCCGCGCCAAGAACCTCACGGTGCAGCCGATCCTGCTGTGGGCGCTCAAGACCGGGCTGCTGACGGTCGTGGTGCTCGCGGTGGTCGGCTATCTCTCGGTCGAGCGCAGCCGCAACCCGGCGCTGACCTCGCTCAAGGGGGTGCCGGTCTCGCTGCTGGTGATCGTCGGCCTGCTGATCGTGCTGACCTTCATGCTGACCCGCACCGCCTGGGGCCGGCACGTCTACGCGGTCGGCGGCAACGCCGAGGCGGCGCGGAGGGCCGGGATCAACGTGTTCCGGGTGCGCCTGTCGTGCTTCATCCTCTGCTCCACGATGGCGGCGATGGCCGGCATCATGATCGCCAGCCGCACCAACTCGGTGAACCCGAACACCGGTGGCGAGACGACCCTGCTGTACGCCGTGGGCGCCGCCGTCATCGGCGGCACCTCGCTCTTCGGCGGCAAGGGCCGGGTCATCGACGCCGTCATCGGTGGCACCGTGGTCGCGGTCATCGACAACGGGATGGGCCTGCTCGACCAGCCCCAGGGCACCGTCTGGATGGTCACCGGCCTGGTCCTCCTGGTCGCGGCCAGCGTCGACGCGCTCTCCAGGCGCCGGGCCTCTGCTACGGGGCACGTGTAG